The Falco biarmicus isolate bFalBia1 unplaced genomic scaffold, bFalBia1.pri scaffold_30, whole genome shotgun sequence sequence AACGCTGAGGGAGACCATGGGAAGACAtttgtaaagctgagggaaatgacatccactgtggagctcctcacacacaactgcaggctgtcaggtttgCGAGGTAGATGGCAAATCTCATAAGCAGTCATAAGCCAtcacagtgagaagaaaatactctgctgaaatgaaaaagagaatcagTAAGTGCTTGGCAGCAAATCCTCAGTAAGAGATGGCTCTGGTCGTACAGGAAACTGagcatggctttggggagaatggtggggatggagcccaggtcgaggAGGTAGAGGTTATGAGGATGAAGCACATGGGGGTGTGGAGGAGGTGATTGCACAGTACAGTGGTGACGATGAGGCtgttggccatgagggcagccagggagatgcccaggagagccagaagtgcaagacctgcagctcccgcgtgtctgccaatgccaggaggaggaactgggttaAGGAGTCGCCACTTGGCATCTGGTGCTTCCTGGCATAGAGATTGTCTGAGAGGGAAAAGGGTTAGGCAAGACTTTGCTGAGCAAAATCTAACATATTTCTCAGAGGAACCCCACTGAAAAGGCCTCTCTGCTTTCCCGAAGACCTTTACTAGATCTCTCATGAGTTGGTTTTTGCTGAGGGTGCTCCAGGGAGTAGGAGActctgctgtgggctctgcaggagTCAGTCCTTCCCTACAGCAGTAGCGAAATAGGAACGTGGCGTGATCTAGGATTAAATACACTCAGGGCATCAAAGGGCTTCACAGCATTGCCACCCCGTGTTCACCCAACTATGGAGCGGAGTTGAggggatttttctctgtgtattttgttccagttgccccaccacagctgaggagTGGTTTTGGCACTGCCATTCCTGCTGCACTCCAGGTGCCATCAGGTGGGCCCTGAGAGGCAAAGAGACAGTCCCTTTGTGCGGACTGAGGACAGCCAGTCTGTCCACccgccctggtttcagctgccctgtgctggcagctccttgacCTGCAGGACTATCAcccccagtgcttcccagagaAGGAACTGGACGCTGCCGAGAGCAGAGGCATCCAGTTTCCAAGTACCGATCTGCAAACTCCTCATGCTGCCTCATCATACCTGAGAAGGATCTccgctctgcccctgcagccagggacacagagggcacattgcagctgcctgtgcacagcTACCCAGCAGCATTCCTGGGGTGTCTTCTCCATGGGGCTCCCTGATCACACAGCGATGCCACCGGAGAGTTGTGCCCTTCTGGAgcgcagcctgcagccacccagctcctGAAGGTGGGGTGTCCTGAAGTGAGAGGTGTCTCTTTTGGACTTCTGGGAGCTTAGGTATCAGGAGGCAATTGGGAGACCTTACTGCCATAGGCTAACCTGTATGGCAAGACCCCTCAGGCTGGTCTCTCAAGTGCTTCTGAGTCCCACGCCGCATCCAAGTTGAGTGATAAGAGCACGAGGAGCAGAGACAGAAGGGGGGAAGATGGACAAACGCTGCAGCGCTGCTACCAGTGGAGGCAGGATGGGGCAGCTGGGAGGGTATTTGGTGATTTCTCCCCTTCTGGGGTGAGGCCACGGAGAAGGCGACCGAGCCCATGGCTCTAAGTGCAGAGGCTATGCTGATGGTAAAGAAGAGCAGGGGCTTTCTCCAGGGAAggtgcctgccctgcaggggatgGCAGGGAGATGCCTGAATCCCCCCTCCCACAGTGTTTCTGGGAGCAGCTCCCTCTTGCTGCCTGCCCACGTctctgctgcctggagctgtccctgcctggagctgcttcTCTGGCCCCATGCCTCCGAGCTACTCAGGACTCACATAGCCATCCCACCCGCTCCgtgctcagctctgcccttctGCACCCTCCTGGCAGCACGGCACTGCCCAGGGCCATCCTGCTGTGTGCAGGGCCAAAGGAGCAGCTCAGAAAAGTGCTAACGAGAGCTGGGTTCTCAGTGCCTGCTCCCAACCAGCAACATGAATTCTAGTCTCCCACCACCCACTCGGCCCAGACGGCCTTGGGCACCCCTTGTTCCACACACAGCAACTTCACAcccctgcagctgtgcctgggagcagagagcCGCCATGCCTTCTCCCCTGATGGTGTGGCAAGGAAGCCCTCCTCTGGAGcatctccttctcctctgcattACAGAAACTCTGAGAGTCTTCCTGACACATCCCGTCAACTGTCAGATGTACCCAATTGAAGAGGTCCATCCAGGAATTGCAGAGGATGTGGAAGGAGGGCCATGGATCCTGCAAAGGGTATAGGGATGCTGCCCAGTTACGTAGGGATGTGTCAGGAGGGACAAAGTGTGGCTGGATCTGAACATGGCACGGGACtcaaagaagaaggagaagaaggactGGTCTAGGCATGTCACTTAGAGAATGAAGGACAAATTAAATGTGCACCCCCAACAAACACAACTGGCAAACCAGTAACAACAGACATGGGGAACCTGAACATGAGTAAGTCTGTGGGACCTGACTAGATGAATGCCTGAgtcctgagggagctggctgatggaGTCGCCAAGCCACCCTCCATGCTATTGGAAATGTCAAGTCACTCAGGTGAAGTTCTTGGTGactggaaaaagagagacaTTGCACGCATCCTTCAAAAGGGTAGAAAGAGGAACCCTGGGAACTGGCCACCTGTCAGCATCAGCTCCatgcctgggaagatcatggaaaagatcctcctagaagctgTGCTAAGGCCGACGGTGAACAGGGAGGTAATTcagcacagccagcatggcttcaacAAGGGCAACAATTGCCTGAGCAACCTAGTTGTCGTCCATGACCTTCTCTGACACAAGGATTGGGTTTACAGGCTTGTGGTTctccagatcctccttcctgcccatCTTGCAGGTGGGCACCACTTTGACTAACCCCCAGTCTTCTGGggcctccccagttagccagcacCGTTGATTATCATCCCTGTGCTGAGGCAGTTGAGGAACAGACCAATGATTTTCACAGTGTTCCTGGATCACAGGTACCATTGCCAAGGACACATTCCAAAGCACTTTGTCCTTCCTGGACATGAGGTTCAGCTGCACCAAAGGTCCTCTggggctttggggagagtggtggagatggaaCACGggtcgaggagggagaggttgaggaggaagaaatacatGCGGGTGTTGAGGTGATGACGGCAGTGATGACGAGGCCGTTGGTTATGAGGGCAGCCAGGTCGGtggtgtcgtggtttaaccctggccggcaaccaagcaccacgcagtCACTTGCTCACCcctccctcacccagagggatcGGGATGAAAATcgggaaggaatgtaaaacgCAAGGATTGAGATAAGTACAActtaataggcaaagcaaaaagccGCGGgcacaagcaaacaaagcaaggaattcattccccacttcccatgggcaggcaggtgttcggccatccccagggcagcagggctccatcacgtgccatggttactcgggaagacaaacgccataatgccagatgttcccaacttccttctcttcccccagtttatatactcagcatgacgtcatatggcatggaatacctctttggctaccctgggtcacctgtcctggctgtgtcccctcccaatatcccgtgcccctccagccctctcgctggcagtgcccaaggaaccaaaaagtccttgacttagtataaacatcgcccagcaacaactaaaaacatgaGTGTGCtctcagcattgttctcacatcatagcccAAACAGATCAtatactgaagaagaaaattaactctatcccagttgaaaccaggacaggtgctcaggaagagccagaagtgcaagagctgcagctcccatggGTCTCCatatgccaggaggaggaactgggcgATGAAGGTGCCACTGGGCATTTGCTGCCTCTGGGAATGGGGACCTATCCAATAGGGAAAAGACTGTGACAAGTTAGGGGAGATTTCTCTGAACAAACCCTCAAGCTTTCCTCATCAAAACCACACTGAAAAGGCCTTTCTGATTTTTGGAAGACCTTTGGACGTCCCTCTCATGAGCTGTGGTTGGTCTGGCTAAGGGTGTTCCAAGGAGCAAGGGACTatgctgtgggctctgcaggtGTCTGTCCTGCCTTATGGCAAGGGGGAAAGAGGAACTTGGGGTGATCAAAGATTAAACGTTCTCATGGCATCAAAGGGCTTTCCAGCATTGTCACTCCCAGTTCACCCCACTACAGAGTGGGGTTGAGGGGACTTTTTTCTGTGTCTACTGTTTCAATTGCCTCTGGGAAAATTACTCATTACTTTGGAATTAGGGAAAACTGGGACCCAACAGAAGCCTAGCAGTATAGAAAGATTTCTAGGCTAAAATAACTGCATCGCTTTTAGGATGGTTGGCATGGACGGAATCTACTCTACCACagctccctaagcaacacacccTGCCATCTCAGCACCTGCTGATGGGAGTAATGGAGGGTGGAGCAAGTGGAGACCCCACAGccaagctctgctgtgctccctgcaggaaggggaacttgatggtaccacacagctgatgtCACATAAGAAGCTACGAGAGGCTGTCCACTGCTGAGCCAACCATTGAGGCGATAggactttcctcagatgaaataatctcccTGTAATACCAATGCACACCTCCATGCCAAAGTTACCCACCTCCAAGGTCCTACTACACCTCCCTGGGCACAGGATACCaaacagtaacaacaatatgAATGACtggagtcactcaagctccaccaAAATGTCAATACAATGAACTAGGCcaggactgaaataagtccGGAGGTGGCGGGTGTTCTAAACTCCTCAATTACCACAGTGATTCAGTGGTTCACTATCTGATAAACACCTCTGTGAACAAAGTGAGGTCAAGTGAGGACCCACTCTCTGGGAATGAAGGGACTTCTTGACCAAGGGAGTCACCTTGGGAAGGATGAGTGACATAGAACAAGGGGTGGAAAGAACACCATTGCCAAAGGAAGGAGCATTCAAGCAAGGAAGTTCTGGCCACAGCCGAAGACAAGCTGGTAAGGTCTTTCAACCctcatacatataaaaaaaaaaaaaaaaaccaaaaccaaaaaaacctaaaaacacaaaccaaaaaacccccagccAATAGTAAGACAAAGGTAACTGTGGTAGTGACAGATTGCAACCTCCATGTCAAACAGCCCTCAAACGCGGGCAAAACCCCGCTTGGGGAGCGTGTGCAGTCAGTGAAAGCCTTCCGTGGTGCTGCCTGAGGGTGAGCACTAACGTACCTCACgagtgagaaacttgtaacctaTCCCATGTAGGTAAATGAATAAGCAACGTGCTATGAAGTGTCAAAGTGGACAATGAGGGGATAAGTGAGTGGAGACTCCATGggaacttctgggatcagtgGATGGGCTGAACCTGTCGTTCCCCCTAGGGACGCCTATAGGGTAAGAACTTTATGCCAGCACTAACTCACGGTAGCTGTTGCTCAGTGTGTTGCTTTAAGCGTGTTTTGCAGTCAGCCTACCATTACTGGCATTCTTTGAACCTTactctgtcacaaacttgcataataaaaatcttcagctgaagctCATTTCCTATAAGTCTCTGGAGATGTGAGTAGGTGTTTAAGGGCTCTGACTCAATGATGCTGTCAGCGGGGTTCCTGGATAGGTTGGTAGAGTCACCCTCGGATACAGTGGGCTGCCAAAGCACAGGTCTTGGGCAGCTTGGTCAGACACAAGGGTCTCGTCTCTCTTTGGAAACTGCCAGGCTCATTAAAAACCAAGAGTCTGAGGAAACCCCTTGTCGTAACATGAAAGcactgctgcacatctgggctgaagccccccagctgtggcaccagcccagctctgcctggccataAGGCAACCTGGTACcaagtgtccccgagcccgggggtgcaaaggctttgcttcagagcagagacatggcctGGGCAAAGGAGAGCTGGGTCTTGAGCCCTCggactgtgcaatgaagtgctgaaatgggctctgcagggcttactgaagcactgaagacatcctccctgcccctgcctgcagacccaccagacacacacatacacacacgctcCTTTAGGAGTACTTGgatcctttgctgcagttttcctggtGTCCTCTCTAGTAATGGGTTAACAAAAGTTGATACTCctgcagaaaactttttctagtaagggaattgccactgctggaaataagtgtGTCCCCCCAGGAGAGGCAAGGCCCATGAGGGAttgcctcatcctgctgcccagcaggttcccctgcagccccagggacacctggagggagcccagaggggcagaggagggaggcagggagagctcaaaagcagaccttggtggggggctgctgagagctccctgctggagaaatctgcagagccctggagccggtaagtgtgtggctgcagggcaatgcctctgcagttcctagcCGGGTCTTCAGCAGCTggggcccccccagcctgtgggaccgtgtgggagccttttgctgtggaggaggccagtgtgctgcagagcagggcttccctgctgcagcgtgggagggccagggcatgtgggctgccttgtgccagggccggctgcagggctgtgaaggtggctgtgcaggcaggggtgcccagggctgtccttgccagcagggtccctgcagcccagggggctgtgtgctggggcaggggctctgccgcctgccaggggcagctctcagcctgctggGGGCTCCCGACAGCTCTGGGGGCGTATGGACCGACCCCTGATAGGGAAGGATCTCTCTGCTGTTGAGAGTGTGCCGCAAGGGTGAGCGCTGCTTAGAAGTATAGGTTACCCTCAGAATATGTCTGGATGAGACTTTTCGTATCGAAGGTCAGCGCAGGGATTGCTATGATAAATCCAGGGCTCTCCtcaatctgtgttttcagttttctgttgttgggggcaggagaggggaggcagAAATGTTAATGGAGATCTCGAgtttgaagatgtccctgagACTGCCAGCTGTAACTCTGAGTGATGAGGAGGTCTGCCAGGAGCCTCCTGAAgtgccctcagccactcctccgcctatgaacagcagcagcagcacctttgcTGGAGCCATCAGGGTCGTTCTGAGCTGCCCTTTTCCCCCTGCGGGCAGgaccctgtgcccagccagtgcccttCAGAGAGGCACGTTTGTGCGGGGCCAgtgcacagaggcagagatgtGGTTTTTGAGCACTGACAGGGAAagacctggcacagggagaTACGTCCCACAAGGAAAGTCTCCTGACATCCAGGATGTTGCAAGGACTGATAGGAAACTTCAGACAGAATTGTTGTGGAAGGGAGAATCAGAAAGCTCTCTCTGACCATGTGCAGTGCAGACCCCTTTCTCTGAGGCATCCCCCTGGCCTGCTctccccccagcaaagcctctgccctcagggctgggggtcccgaGGCGTGAGccaccccctctgcagccagagctccagcagagccgcggtgcagctctgcagccacgtgccccggtccctctgcagagcacaggggctgagagcagctgcccggcagtgttggtgtgtgggaggtggcgagcagagctgggcaagggcaACGCTGCCCTCAGTGCCTGGCTCGCTCGCCCTGGACACTCTTACCTAGACCATCAgtgcaattttacttctttctctgcctttttgggttagttttattctctagctcttgctgtcaggctctctggggatgggtgtttcagctgcagagtcacaCTCTGACCTTGTGGGTCCTCTCCTGCAGGTGTGTCCATGGGAACAagtgtcccagctttcctctcacctgtggggctgtgggcaatgcCCTATGTGGGGCTGGGCAATGGGCTGGTTCTCCCTGAACCTGATGCTCTTGTTAGGGCACTTGGCTACCTCCTTGAAGTTCCCTTCCAAGCAGCGAGTTGCCCTCCAGAACGGAAACCTGTCCCCTCGCACCCATTAGTGATCTGAAAGGCCCACATAGAAGCGTAGAgtttctgtgatggagaaaacacTGTTGGGGTGGGTGAAATGAGCTGTGTATCCtttgctgtgggtgggatgCTGAGTTCTGATGAAAGTCTACAACCTTtactggtctgtggtgggtcagtccgttctcagcagtgccttgtGGTATTTCAGGGTAACATGGGAGTGTGGCCACCATTCATCTCAGGAAGGTGCAAGCCCACAGAAACTGGGAACCAGAAGGACAGACCACCTCCCCTCACTGTGCACTCACCCACAGGCAATCCTCTTGCCTCACAGACCTCACTCTGTTCCACCGGAGGGCAgcaaaaatgctctgcttttctgacatcCGAGAATACGCAACAGGAGAGATGGGggggagctgtgaaaaaaactaaagcTCTCTTACAATGCCTTCACCCTTCCCGTTCCTTAGCACTGGCGCTGCAGACGCTGACCAGCCCTTCCGCGTTGGCACTGGTTTCAGAGGACAAAGTTAAACACCAGGACtggtccctgcccccacccactgctgcagagtggggctggctggtcaAGAGCCCGTGGGCAGATGCCCTGCTCTTCATCACCCACACggccagcaccaagcagggctgcagccacacagctgcaggaaggtctccgagaaaagagagggatgtctgtgtgtgacggggggatggtctgtgggaaatggctttgattttgcttgcagaagtctCCCCTAAATTAtcactgtctttttctcctgtgacaggaccatatgcccagaggcagcacatgtccaacagcagctccatcacccagttcctcctcctggcattggcagacacgcgggagctgcagctcttgcacttctggctctccctgggcatctacctggctgccctcatggccaacgTACTCATCATCACTGCCATAGTGTGCGACCACCACCTGCAaacccccatgtacttcttcctcctcaacctctccctcctcgacctaggctccatctccaccactctcccgaaagccatggccaactccctctgggacaccagggacatctcctactcaggatgtgctgcacagctcttcctgattgtctttttcctttcagcggagtgttctctcctcaccgtcatggcctatgaccgctacgtggccatctgccagcccctgcactacgggaccctgctgggcagcagagcttgtgtccacatggcagcagctgcctgggccagtgggtttctcAACTCCCTCCTACAGACagcaaatactttttcactgccgctctgccaaggcaatgccctgggacagttcttctgtgaaatcccacagatcctcaagctctcctgctcacacacctacctcagggaagtggggcttcTAGTGATTAGTTCCTGTTTAGTCTGtggatgtttcattttcattgtgctgtcctatgtgcagatcttcagggctgtgctgaggatcccctctgagcagggacggcacaaagccttttccacgtgcctccctcacctggccgtgatctccctctttctcagcactgccatATTTGCCCACCTGAAGCccacctccatctcctccccatccctggacctGGTGGTGGCAGTCCTGTACTcggtggtgcctccagcagtgaaccccctcatctacagcatgaggaaccaggagctgaaggacgcactgaagaagctgatgcagtcaggtGTATCTCAGAAGCAACAAATTATCCATGTCCCTTCACAAGGCATTTCCCCTTCATTTCTGGAAACTCCAGTGTGTTTAGCATTCTATTTGTGACAATCCTGTTTTTCTAGAAATGTCTGAATCTGTTGCACGTGGGAACCCAGCCTGTCTGACCTGGTGTTCTTTGTACATATGCATGGGTGGACAATTAACCTTGACTCCTGGCTCACATCTCTGTAATAAAAGGAGGATTTCTCAGTTCCAATGTTTGGACTTTTGGCACTAATTCCAAAGCCAAGCTGAGGAACAAGCTGCAGGAATTGTTTCCTGAACAACGTCTCTGATCTTGGGTTCTCCatggctcaggggaggagggcatgggGCAACACGTTAGGGCATGGGCCTGTGTTGAGCCTTGGCGTGTGGGGGCCCAGTGCCCATGGGAATGGTTGGTGACCAagagggatgtgcctgggaccatctccctgggctttcaggcaccgctgccctgcacagcagcaccgcctgctcagggccatgcctgagaccacatccctgggcaagagaaggtgtctctgtggatgccccagctggggcaggctgctgtgtccctggtgcagcaggaggtgcctggggagcccccaggccagcagcctggtgctggggacagggactggccccgaggggctgccaggagtggGCAATCAGGGTccctgtgagagaggagcagcagacagagggaggcaatggcctctgtgtcctcatgccatggctggtgccagccctggggctgactggcaggaggagacccctctctgcccaccagcatctcctgtgccctTGTGATGGTCTATGGCCATGGGGTGAGTGCCCAGAactctgcagccccctttgggtgggcaattgcatggggccagccccgcgtgggctgctgtgtctgcctgggctggggagagggcaggggaggtgggcagagctgggggggggggctgggctgggaagggccagggagagggaaacaccagtgagagctcagctgtgtgggtgtgcagtgtgggggcacacagcagggtggTCCTGGTGCAGACCCAGGGGTCATGGTGAAGCAAGCAAGGCACCAAAGGAGCGGGACTGAGGGGCCAGATCTGTGCCGTGTTCCCTGCACaccctcagaaagctgcagaagggaaattttccccacaaattcccaaacactgctcatttccaAGCCTGGTCATATACCCCAGCCCTCATTAGGGACCACTGCTGCATGGtcacctctgtcctcctccgTTGCCCAGCGATACCCAACTCCATcaccatttctaaatataaagggAGCCACTTTCCTACTGACACTTGTTACACACAAGTCCCATAGCTCTTGCCACATTGGTCTCTCAGGGAAGGCCATTGTCAGAGACCTCCAACAAGATCATGTTCTCATGGCATGGTGTTCTAACCAATATTGATTGAGATCCCACCAGCTGGCCTGGGTCCAGCGCTCCAGTCTTTCATTCAGAACaatttctcaaataatactcttgctctctcagcctccctttGCCCATAATATGCCCCAGGTCCTAACCATCCTTCTGGCCTCTGCAGGACTTGCTGTGATGTGTCA is a genomic window containing:
- the LOC130143455 gene encoding olfactory receptor 14A16-like — translated: MSNSSSITQFLLLALADTRELQLLHFWLSLGIYLAALMANVLIITAIVCDHHLQTPMYFFLLNLSLLDLGSISTTLPKAMANSLWDTRDISYSGCAAQLFLIVFFLSAECSLLTVMAYDRYVAICQPLHYGTLLGSRACVHMAAAAWASGFLNSLLQTANTFSLPLCQGNALGQFFCEIPQILKLSCSHTYLREVGLLVISSCLVCGCFIFIVLSYVQIFRAVLRIPSEQGRHKAFSTCLPHLAVISLFLSTAIFAHLKPTSISSPSLDLVVAVLYSVVPPAVNPLIYSMRNQELKDALKKLMQSGVSQKQQIIHVPSQGISPSFLETPVCLAFYL